In the genome of Phlebotomus papatasi isolate M1 chromosome 2, Ppap_2.1, whole genome shotgun sequence, one region contains:
- the LOC129803484 gene encoding uncharacterized protein K02A2.6-like isoform X1, producing the protein MSVAENSTRSNNGGFIGSIGEYCPEDDFVIYCERLEKLFFINNIEDDKMKCALFISFVGQNIYKVLKSALHPQTVDSQTYSQLVAVLKEKYSPAKNVITERYRFYKREQSPEESIRDYVVALQQLAESCEFGDFLQQALRDKFVMGIYEKKIQERLLALDKGFEETVKVARASELATSSMGEMRASVDWVSQGKSRGGRQGGKKRVNRESSDQGTHEKKRKVQCYRCHEWGSHYAANCPKKGAKSKKRKQVNFAEEESEDEDVSGMMSAMFLNSVKDEGSSTLDSDMEVYVPEREAQIVLSDSHNGATVSMCRSECKAQKNLFIAEYLNTVIDHKRIKFEIDTGACISCMHESFYRKFFAQYKLMKCDLTLSVVTGDRLCILGYIIVTIFVKVNGLQREFQNMKLVIFSGPKVFFPLCGRNWLNKIFPRWREMFNGSIAFDGGIFRLADEQKILQKFSRVFKCNEEDSIRDLKAVIVVKEDCVPIFHKPYAVPYGIRDKVEAEIRRLVKSKVLVPVDHSDWASPIVVVPKKDGAIRICVDCKVTVNKVVKTAHYPLPTLQEIFNKITGSCYFCVLDLTGAYQQLEVTPECRKFLTINTHIGLFQFTRLIFGLSSSPAIFQKTIDGILQGIPKTAAYIDDIIVGGSSKEECRNNLIKVLERLSNFNVKVNKKKCVFFQENVEFLGHVLSGEGVRPMKSKLIEIDQAQRPRDVTSLKAYLGLLTYYGKFIKNLSMKLAPLYSLLKAGTTTHLLQ; encoded by the exons aTGTCCGTGGCAGAGAATTCTACAAGGAGTAACAACGGTGGATTCATCGGGAGCATAGGAGAATATTGCCCAGAGGATGATTTTGTCATCTATTGCGAGCGCCTCGAGAAACTATTCTTCATTAACAATATTGAGGATGATAAAATGAAGTGTGCGCTTTTTATCAGTTTTGTGGGGCAAAACATTTATAAAGTGCTTAAATCTGCGCTGCATCCACAAACTGTTGACTCGCAAACTTATAGTCAATTAGTGGCTGTGTTGAAAGAAAAGTATTCTCCAGCGAAAAATGTGATAACTGAGCGATATCGATTCTACAAAAGAGAGCAATCGCCAGAGGAATCTATTAGGGATTATGTTGTGGCTCTCCAACAGCTGGCAGAATCGTGTGAATTTGGTGATTTTTTGCAACAAGCCCTAAGAGACAAGTTTGTGATGGGCATTTATGAGAAAAAGATCCAAGAGAGACTCCTTGCCCTGGACAAAGGCTTTGAAGAAACTGTGAAGGTTGCCAGAGCTAGTGAATTAGCCACAAGTTCCATGGGAGAAATGCGTGCAAGCGTGGATTGGGTGAGCCAAGGCAAATCACGAGGTGGTCGTCAAGGCGGAAAAAAGAGAGTGAACCGTGAAAGCAGTGATCAAGGGACTCACGAGAAGAAGAGAAAAGTCCAATGCTACCGGTGTCATGAGTGGGGAAGTCATTATGCTGCAAATTGCCCGAAGAAAGGTGCTAAGTCCAAGAAGCGAAAACAGGTGAACTTCGCGGAGGAGGAATCTGAAGATGAGGACGTGAGTGGCATGATGTCTGCTATGTTCCTGAACTCCGTGAAGGACGAAGGAAGCAGCACTTTGGACTCTGACATGGAAGTATATGTGCCAGAGCGAGAGGCTCAAATTGTGCTGAGTGATTCGCACAATGGCGCAACGGTAAGTATGTGCCGCAGTGAGTGCAAAGCACAGAAAAATCTCTTTATTGCCGAATATTTAAACACAGTAATTGACCACAAAAGAATCAAGTTTGAAATTGATACTGGGGCTTGCATTAGTTGTATGCATGAGAGTTTTTATCGCAAATTTTTTGCCCAGTATAAATTGATGAAATGTGATTTGACTTTGAGCGTTGTTACAGGGGACAGATTATGCATTTTAGGCTATATTATCGTGACGATTTTTGTGAAGGTTAACGGGCTTCAGAGGGAATTCCAGAATATGAAATTGGTCATTTTCAGTGGTCCAAAGGTCTTCTTTCCATTGTGTGGTCGCAAttggttaaataaaatttttcctaggtGGAGAGAAATGTTCAATGGGTCTATTGCATTTGATGGGGGAATTTTTCGGCTTGCGGATGAGCAAAAGATTCTTCAGAAATTTTCTAGAGTTTTTAAATGCAATGAAGAGGATTCTATTAGAGATCTAAAGGCTGTGATAGTGGTTAAGGAGGATTGTGTGCCAATTTTTCACAAGCCTTATGCGGTACCATACGGGATTAGGGATAAGGTGGAAGCCGAAATTAGGCGGTTAGTAAAATCAAAAGTCCTTGTTCCTGTAGATCATTCTGATTGGGCAAGCCCAATTGTCGTTGTCCCAAAGAAAGATGGTGCTATTCGCATTTGTGTAGACTGTAAAGTCACAGTGAATAAAGTAGTGAAAACGGCTCATTATCCCCTTCCGACCTTGCAagaaatttttaacaagatCACAGGTTCTTGCTATTTTTGTGTTCTAGATCTCACAGGAGCGTATCAGCAATTAGAAGTAACTCCAGAATGTAGGAAATTCCTAACTATAAATACCCATATTGGATTATTTCAATTCACGAGATTGATTTTTGGACTTTCGTCATCACCTGCGATCTTCCAGAAGACAATAGATGGAATTTTGCAGGGTATTCCTAAAACCGCGGCATATATTGACGACATTATAGTGGGAGGCTCTAGTAAAGAAGAATGtcgtaataatttaattaaagttttagAGCGATTGAGCAATTTCAAtgtaaaagtgaataaaaagaaATGCGTCTTTTTCCAAGAGAATGTTGAGTTTCTGGGTCATGTCCTTAGTGGTGAGGGTGTACGCCCTATGAAAAGTAAACTTATCGAGATTGATCAAGCACAGCGTCCACGAGATGTGACATCTTTGAAAGCCTACCTAGGTCTTTTGACTTATTAcgggaaatttattaaaaatttgtcgATGAAGCTTGCGCCCTTGTACAGTCTTCTCAAAGCGG GTACAACAACACACCTTCTTCAGTGA
- the LOC129803484 gene encoding uncharacterized protein LOC129803484 isoform X2: MSVAENSTRSNNGGFIGSIGEYCPEDDFVIYCERLEKLFFINNIEDDKMKCALFISFVGQNIYKVLKSALHPQTVDSQTYSQLVAVLKEKYSPAKNVITERYRFYKREQSPEESIRDYVVALQQLAESCEFGDFLQQALRDKFVMGIYEKKIQERLLALDKGFEETVKVARASELATSSMGEMRASVDWVSQGKSRGGRQGGKKRVNRESSDQGTHEKKRKVQCYRCHEWGSHYAANCPKKGAKSKKRKQVNFAEEESEDEDVSGMMSAMFLNSVKDEGSSTLDSDMEVYVPEREAQIVLSDSHNGATVQQHTFFSDKFGTNISTNELYTTDSDDFLEEGEGETGVSKKETTGVDSPKEEKPEAE, translated from the exons aTGTCCGTGGCAGAGAATTCTACAAGGAGTAACAACGGTGGATTCATCGGGAGCATAGGAGAATATTGCCCAGAGGATGATTTTGTCATCTATTGCGAGCGCCTCGAGAAACTATTCTTCATTAACAATATTGAGGATGATAAAATGAAGTGTGCGCTTTTTATCAGTTTTGTGGGGCAAAACATTTATAAAGTGCTTAAATCTGCGCTGCATCCACAAACTGTTGACTCGCAAACTTATAGTCAATTAGTGGCTGTGTTGAAAGAAAAGTATTCTCCAGCGAAAAATGTGATAACTGAGCGATATCGATTCTACAAAAGAGAGCAATCGCCAGAGGAATCTATTAGGGATTATGTTGTGGCTCTCCAACAGCTGGCAGAATCGTGTGAATTTGGTGATTTTTTGCAACAAGCCCTAAGAGACAAGTTTGTGATGGGCATTTATGAGAAAAAGATCCAAGAGAGACTCCTTGCCCTGGACAAAGGCTTTGAAGAAACTGTGAAGGTTGCCAGAGCTAGTGAATTAGCCACAAGTTCCATGGGAGAAATGCGTGCAAGCGTGGATTGGGTGAGCCAAGGCAAATCACGAGGTGGTCGTCAAGGCGGAAAAAAGAGAGTGAACCGTGAAAGCAGTGATCAAGGGACTCACGAGAAGAAGAGAAAAGTCCAATGCTACCGGTGTCATGAGTGGGGAAGTCATTATGCTGCAAATTGCCCGAAGAAAGGTGCTAAGTCCAAGAAGCGAAAACAGGTGAACTTCGCGGAGGAGGAATCTGAAGATGAGGACGTGAGTGGCATGATGTCTGCTATGTTCCTGAACTCCGTGAAGGACGAAGGAAGCAGCACTTTGGACTCTGACATGGAAGTATATGTGCCAGAGCGAGAGGCTCAAATTGTGCTGAGTGATTCGCACAATGGCGCAACG GTACAACAACACACCTTCTTCAGTGACAAATTTGGCACCAACATCAGTACTAATGAGCTATACACCACGGACTCTGATGACTTCCTTGAAGAGGGGGAAGGAGAAACAGgagtttcaaaaaaagaaaCCACAGGAGTTGATAGTCCGAAGGAAGAAAAGCCAGAAGCAGAGTGA